Proteins encoded together in one Bacteroidota bacterium window:
- a CDS encoding penicillin acylase family protein translates to ILGPAMRFIYDYSEPDKINFILPTGQSGYFFSDHYDDMSSKWLEGEYVTININTDDIQEREYDLLKLVKE, encoded by the coding sequence ATATTGGGTCCAGCAATGCGTTTTATTTACGATTATTCAGAACCAGATAAAATTAACTTCATTTTGCCAACCGGGCAATCCGGATACTTTTTTAGCGATCACTATGACGATATGAGTTCGAAATGGTTAGAAGGAGAATATGTAACGATAAATATTAATACAGATGATATTCAAGAAAGAGAATATGATTTATTAAAACTGGTGAAAGAGTAA